From Desulfovibrio porci, a single genomic window includes:
- the dnaX gene encoding DNA polymerase III subunit gamma/tau, translating to MKHLSLAARYRPQTFAQVAGQDMVKAVLSRAAAEDRPAAAYLLSGTRGVGKTTIARIFAKALNCEHAPGPEPCNECAQCRKITQGAHVDVTEIDGASNNSVEDARSLRETIGYAPMEGRYKIFIIDEAHMLTRNAFNALLKTLEEPPERVVFIFATTEAHKFPVTIVSRCQHFVFRHLSEDALAEHLSAVLRKEKMEFEEGAVRLLARRAAGSVRDGMSLLDQALALGGASLTTAMTREVLGLAGQELFGHLFEALHGRDCAAVADLSRQILQQGVDIGFFVRELAGNLRNLFLLRQGGAAVLPSLRLPADEAALQQALAPRFSAGHLHAAWQMTLDAQRGIVQSPEPAAALELLLLNLALLPQLLPLEHLPEQEAAHVPSAVPPVQAPSAPDTREPRDRMSASDGQAAPEARNFSAPAAPRPGPPQQSATPPSHDAPPSQPAQCPAPRGRAPEKAAAPEPEAEQEPDPAPATASEPAVPPAVTGTSPEAATDAEADAGQAARPSFQRDWQAFCEFCAAEQAAGRPAPQPHLLRGLGVDWREDRLRLTPKAQTLLHQLEKQRHTLEAALAAFGAGAPRLELIAPRPPRGEAELIEEFSKKPELQPCLEVLQASIIHCTEIK from the coding sequence ATGAAGCACCTTTCTCTCGCGGCGCGATACCGCCCCCAGACCTTCGCCCAGGTGGCCGGACAGGACATGGTCAAGGCCGTGCTGTCCCGCGCCGCCGCCGAGGACCGCCCCGCAGCCGCCTACCTGCTGAGCGGCACGCGCGGCGTGGGCAAGACCACCATCGCCCGCATCTTCGCCAAGGCCCTCAACTGCGAGCACGCGCCCGGCCCCGAGCCCTGCAACGAATGCGCCCAGTGCCGCAAGATCACCCAGGGCGCGCATGTGGACGTCACCGAGATTGACGGCGCGTCCAACAACAGCGTGGAGGACGCCCGCTCCCTGCGCGAGACCATCGGCTACGCGCCCATGGAGGGCCGCTACAAGATTTTCATCATCGACGAAGCCCACATGCTCACCCGCAACGCCTTCAACGCCCTGCTCAAGACGCTGGAGGAGCCGCCGGAACGCGTGGTCTTCATCTTCGCCACTACCGAGGCGCACAAATTCCCGGTGACCATTGTCAGCCGCTGCCAGCATTTCGTCTTCCGCCATCTGAGCGAGGACGCTTTGGCCGAGCACCTCAGCGCCGTGCTGCGCAAGGAAAAAATGGAATTCGAGGAAGGCGCGGTGCGCCTGCTGGCCCGGCGGGCGGCGGGCAGCGTACGCGACGGCATGTCCCTGCTGGATCAGGCTCTGGCCCTGGGCGGCGCGAGCCTGACCACGGCCATGACCCGCGAAGTGCTGGGCCTGGCCGGGCAGGAGCTGTTCGGCCACCTGTTCGAGGCGCTGCACGGGCGCGACTGCGCGGCCGTGGCCGACCTCTCCCGCCAGATTCTCCAGCAGGGCGTGGACATCGGCTTTTTCGTGCGCGAACTGGCGGGCAATCTGCGCAATCTTTTTCTGCTCCGCCAGGGAGGGGCCGCCGTACTGCCCAGCCTGCGCCTGCCCGCCGACGAGGCCGCCCTCCAGCAAGCCTTGGCCCCGCGCTTTTCCGCCGGGCATCTGCACGCGGCCTGGCAAATGACCCTGGACGCCCAGCGCGGCATTGTCCAGAGTCCGGAACCGGCGGCGGCTCTGGAACTGCTGCTACTCAACCTGGCCCTGCTGCCCCAGCTGCTGCCGCTGGAACATCTGCCGGAACAGGAAGCGGCGCATGTTCCGTCAGCGGTTCCGCCGGTTCAGGCCCCGTCGGCCCCGGATACGCGGGAACCCCGGGACCGGATGTCCGCTTCAGACGGGCAGGCTGCGCCCGAGGCCCGGAATTTCTCCGCGCCCGCCGCCCCACGGCCCGGGCCGCCGCAACAATCCGCCACGCCGCCGTCGCACGACGCGCCGCCGTCGCAGCCCGCGCAGTGCCCGGCCCCCCGGGGACGCGCGCCGGAAAAGGCGGCCGCGCCGGAACCGGAAGCCGAACAGGAGCCTGATCCCGCCCCGGCGACGGCTTCCGAACCGGCGGTCCCGCCCGCCGTAACGGGCACGAGTCCTGAGGCAGCGACGGATGCGGAAGCGGACGCCGGACAGGCCGCGCGCCCCAGTTTCCAGCGGGACTGGCAGGCCTTTTGCGAATTTTGCGCGGCCGAGCAGGCCGCCGGGCGCCCCGCGCCGCAGCCGCATCTGTTGCGGGGCCTGGGTGTGGACTGGCGGGAGGATCGGCTGCGCCTGACGCCCAAGGCCCAGACCCTGCTCCACCAGTTGGAGAAACAGCGGCATACGCTGGAAGCGGCGCTGGCGGCGTTCGGAGCGGGCGCGCCGCGCCTGGAACTCATCGCTCCGCGCCCGCCGCGCGGCGAGGCCGAGCTCATTGAGGAGTTCAGCAAAAAGCCGGAGTTGCAACCCTGTCTGGAGGTGCTCCAGGCCTCCATTATTCACTGTACGGAAATCAAATAA
- a CDS encoding YbaB/EbfC family nucleoid-associated protein translates to MRNMNDILRQAQVMQSKLTKLQQEMAERSYEAASGGGMVKAEVSGKQELRKLTIDPKALEGGDVEMLQDLILAAVNEAGRIARETMEREMNNISGGIKLPGVF, encoded by the coding sequence ATGCGGAATATGAACGACATCCTGCGCCAGGCGCAGGTCATGCAGAGCAAACTGACCAAACTCCAGCAGGAAATGGCCGAGCGCTCGTATGAAGCGGCCAGCGGCGGCGGCATGGTCAAGGCCGAAGTTTCCGGCAAGCAGGAGCTGCGCAAGCTGACCATCGACCCCAAAGCCCTGGAAGGCGGCGACGTGGAAATGCTGCAGGACCTGATTCTGGCCGCCGTCAACGAGGCCGGACGCATCGCCCGTGAGACCATGGAACGTGAAATGAACAATATTTCCGGCGGCATCAAGCTGCCCGGCGTATTCTAG
- the recR gene encoding recombination mediator RecR — MHDRIPEPLKALVEQLARLPGLGPKSAMRAAMTLLKWPEAETRRLGRGIHDLRDNLHLCSRCGGLSSTDPCPVCADAGRARDTLCLVTEWDSMLTLDEGGFYRGQYMILGGLLAPLERMDSESLDLDRLTRRLDEGEVTELILALGATLEAENTASFIRQMARKRFPHIRVSRLAQGIPLGAEVKYMDKETLRQSLQYRQDLA, encoded by the coding sequence ATGCACGACCGCATTCCCGAACCGCTCAAGGCTCTGGTGGAGCAACTCGCCCGCCTGCCGGGCCTGGGGCCCAAATCGGCCATGCGCGCGGCCATGACCCTGCTCAAATGGCCGGAGGCCGAAACCCGCCGCCTGGGCCGGGGCATCCACGACCTGCGCGACAATCTGCACCTCTGCTCGCGCTGCGGCGGACTGTCCTCCACGGACCCCTGCCCCGTGTGCGCGGACGCCGGGCGGGCGCGCGACACGCTCTGCCTGGTCACCGAATGGGACAGCATGCTGACCCTGGACGAAGGCGGTTTTTACCGGGGCCAATATATGATTCTGGGCGGCCTGCTGGCCCCTCTGGAGCGCATGGACTCGGAAAGCCTGGATCTGGACAGGCTGACGCGGCGTCTGGACGAGGGCGAGGTGACGGAACTGATTCTGGCCCTGGGCGCCACCCTGGAGGCGGAAAACACGGCCTCCTTCATCCGCCAGATGGCGCGCAAGCGTTTTCCCCATATCCGCGTCTCCCGTCTGGCCCAGGGCATCCCCCTGGGCGCGGAGGTCAAGTACATGGACAAGGAAACCCTGCGCCAATCCCTGCAATACAGGCAGGATCTGGCCTGA
- a CDS encoding adenosine deaminase: MDPQKKSFELEESAARLADAAVDKIVSFPGDYAQHQRILYDLKTELTDLGAVVCAGTGERADACGNTLPDELRWRLAGDMPGFSTEALYQKRSSLLSMGGIVFFGYLLGGLLSTVLGWLDMGGDIIRVVAVWAMFYASEYLSANPKARLRVLAFLGLGTLAGFAVGLMSGMLRLTSWAGIKRAVFGSGETAPGLLKRWYLLLGAAFLFVFLSKKVTALDVTAFKHSLQKQAAERMRCLLVFFEELNRRDAELAELKNSRSPDLSSVKCPKNDCLLARDVIQMLDAFDADTRTFLAEKLAAVGYETDSGQDDFLVWNGAEHEKFYDMVGLVRDGDRCRILKRCYMAGEKIVRGYVQRDAGEQGSSRE, from the coding sequence ATGGACCCACAGAAAAAAAGCTTTGAACTTGAAGAAAGCGCCGCGCGTCTGGCCGACGCCGCAGTGGATAAAATAGTTTCCTTTCCCGGAGATTACGCGCAGCATCAACGGATTTTGTACGATCTGAAGACGGAACTGACGGACCTCGGCGCGGTGGTTTGCGCCGGGACCGGGGAGCGCGCCGACGCCTGCGGCAATACGCTGCCCGACGAGCTCAGGTGGCGGCTGGCCGGGGACATGCCGGGTTTCTCCACTGAAGCCCTGTACCAGAAGCGCTCTTCCCTTTTGTCCATGGGCGGCATCGTCTTCTTCGGCTATCTGCTGGGCGGCCTTTTGTCCACGGTGCTGGGCTGGCTGGACATGGGCGGGGACATCATCCGGGTGGTCGCGGTCTGGGCCATGTTTTACGCTTCGGAATATCTTTCGGCCAATCCCAAGGCGCGTTTACGGGTACTGGCCTTTCTGGGGCTCGGAACCCTGGCCGGGTTCGCCGTGGGCCTGATGTCGGGCATGCTCCGCCTGACCTCCTGGGCCGGAATCAAGCGGGCGGTTTTCGGAAGCGGGGAAACCGCGCCGGGCCTGCTGAAACGCTGGTATCTGCTGCTGGGGGCCGCCTTTCTTTTTGTTTTTCTGTCCAAAAAGGTCACGGCCCTGGATGTGACGGCCTTCAAACATTCGCTGCAAAAACAGGCGGCGGAGAGGATGCGTTGTCTGCTCGTCTTTTTTGAGGAGCTGAACCGCCGCGACGCCGAATTGGCCGAACTGAAAAACAGCCGGAGTCCCGACCTGAGTTCCGTGAAATGTCCCAAAAACGATTGTCTTCTCGCGCGGGACGTCATCCAGATGCTGGATGCCTTTGATGCGGACACCAGGACATTTCTGGCCGAAAAGCTGGCCGCCGTGGGCTATGAGACGGATTCCGGCCAAGACGATTTTCTGGTCTGGAACGGAGCGGAGCACGAAAAATTCTACGATATGGTGGGCCTGGTCAGGGACGGGGACCGTTGCCGCATCCTCAAGCGCTGCTACATGGCCGGCGAAAAGATTGTCAGGGGCTATGTGCAGCGGGATGCCGGGGAACAGGGATCGTCACGGGAGTGA
- a CDS encoding branched-chain amino acid transaminase — protein sequence MQTMKFIWFDGKMVPWDQAQVHVLTHALHYGSAIFEGIRAYACADGTSAVFRLEDHCKRMLNSAKILRMELPYSAEQLGEACIETLKANKLPEGYIRPLSFVGHGEMGVYPGNNPVQTIIAVWPWGAYLGAEALEKGIRVKTSTFARSHVNTCMSKAKASGNYINSILAKIEAKEEGFDEAVMLDTNGFVSEATGENIFIVRDGVIKTTPLTSILGGITRKSIVALARDLGYTVEEQQFTRDEFYIADEAFFTGTAAELTPIRELDHRRIGAGHAGPVTKHLQKEFFKVAKGENPKYAGWLHHYTV from the coding sequence ATGCAGACAATGAAGTTCATCTGGTTTGACGGAAAAATGGTTCCCTGGGATCAGGCTCAGGTTCATGTGCTCACCCACGCCCTGCACTACGGCAGCGCCATTTTTGAAGGCATCCGGGCCTACGCCTGCGCCGACGGCACTTCCGCCGTCTTCCGCCTGGAGGACCACTGCAAGCGCATGCTCAACTCCGCCAAGATCCTGCGCATGGAGCTGCCCTACAGTGCCGAACAGCTGGGCGAAGCCTGCATTGAAACCCTCAAGGCCAACAAGCTGCCCGAGGGCTACATCCGCCCGCTCTCCTTTGTGGGCCACGGCGAAATGGGCGTCTACCCCGGCAACAATCCCGTGCAGACCATCATCGCGGTCTGGCCCTGGGGCGCGTATCTCGGCGCAGAAGCCCTGGAAAAAGGCATCCGCGTCAAAACCAGCACCTTCGCGCGCAGCCATGTGAACACCTGCATGTCCAAGGCCAAGGCCTCGGGCAACTACATCAACTCCATCCTGGCCAAGATCGAAGCCAAGGAAGAAGGCTTTGACGAAGCCGTCATGCTGGACACCAACGGCTTCGTCTCCGAAGCCACCGGCGAGAACATCTTCATCGTGCGCGACGGGGTCATCAAAACCACGCCCCTGACCTCCATTCTGGGCGGCATCACCCGCAAGTCCATCGTGGCGCTGGCCCGCGATCTGGGTTATACGGTGGAAGAGCAGCAGTTCACCCGCGACGAGTTCTACATCGCCGACGAAGCCTTCTTCACCGGCACGGCGGCGGAACTCACGCCCATCCGCGAACTGGACCACCGCCGGATCGGCGCGGGCCATGCGGGCCCGGTGACCAAGCATCTGCAGAAGGAATTCTTCAAGGTGGCCAAGGGCGAAAATCCCAAGTACGCGGGCTGGCTGCACCACTACACGGTATAA